In Sciurus carolinensis chromosome 8, mSciCar1.2, whole genome shotgun sequence, the genomic stretch TGGTGGGCCTTTGAGGGAACTCATCTTGAAGTGCTGCAGAAATGTCAAAAAACGTTCTTCCACTGTGGGGTATGTGGGGTATGGGTGTGGCCAATGGCCCCCACGCAAAGTCCTTGGGCCATTTAGCTTAGAAGTGGGTGGGGAAACAGGGAATCCCAAGCAGGGGGTTTCTGGCTGGGTGTCACGTTCAGGAAGTTGTGCAACTAAAACTGGCTTAACTCAATGGTCACCAAAAAAGGTGCTATGGAAAGCTCTGCACCCTTGATTTGGTCAATCTGCGGTTTCTCCTGCGAAGGAAACCTACACAGGTCTAGCGCTCCCGGGGCCGGCAGACCAGGAGGAACAGTTTGCGTTGTCCCGCCGCCCCCACGCACCTCGGTGTTCGTTCTGTAGCCGCAGGCGCTGGTTGTACAGGCTTTTTTCGGTGAGATGTTGGATCTCCAGTAGCCCCTGCACAATCTCGAATACGGTGCCGTCAAGGAGCGCCAGGGCCAGGTCGCTGAGCGTGGTATAGGACAGGCGCTGCTGAAAGGAGCTGCGGGTGGAGCGGCGCGGTGAGCGCGGGCGGGACCGGGTCCACCTCCGCTGCCCGCCCGCCCTCGGCTGCGCACCTGGGTAGCTCTTTGACCAGACTCTGCAGCGCCGACAGCAGTTGGTAGTGCCTCTCCTGCTGTCGGGCCCCGTCCACTGATTCCTCCAAGGAGCCGGCGTAGCGTTCCATGGCGCTTGCGTCCACCAGCCAAAGGCCTCAACAACGCGCTACCAGCCCGCTTTGCGTCTGCTTTGGGCGCTGTGCGCGCTACTCCTTTTACGTCTTTCTTGAGCGCCGCGCGTCTGCCACCTAGCGCGCCCCGCCCCTTGCGTCAGCCCACACGCCCCGCCCCCTCACCTCTGTGTCTCTCTTATTGTCCGGTCTGTTGACCGTACCACCGAGCCTGCCGGGATATCGCGGCTTTTCGAAGAATTCCTGTCCCGTTTACACAGAGTCTGCGCGGATCAAGGCTCCACCCCCACGCCTGTGGAATGCGCGAATTTTTGAGCTGTGACGGCTTTCTTCACCAGTGATCGAACAGTGGAAGCCCAGTGCATCAGTTCACAGCCACCTCGGCTTCGTACACCATTGCAGGTCAAGAAGTGGGGTGGGCTTGGAGTCTGCGTTCCTCCTCCTGCTGGGGTTTAGATTGTGATAAAGGACAACACTGGAGTTTTCTGGCCCGAACAGTGGGAGGCTGAATCCCGGTATGAAGCTGCCATAATTTCTCAGTGCTGCCCATTTTCCCCTTCCTGAACCGGGGCTACGACCACCCCCGCTTCAAGCTTCCTTGTGTTCCAGCCCCCACCTCCCCCCCACTGGCTGTGGACTCGTCCAGCTGTTGTGCTGGGCACTGAGGGGCTTCTAGCTAACTGTGCTGAAGCAACCAAGAATAGCCATTAATGTGGAGGGGTTCTGATATGAGCTGCAGAAGGCAGGGAGAGAGTGAAACCAGGGGTATGCATTACAGAGGCCTCTGGGGATTTGTGCTGAGAGCGGTAGTGGACTCTGAAGGGTTTGGAGGCATTTCACAAGTTACCCTCCAGCTTCTGTGTTGGGTGGTTCGATACTGTGTGAAATGACCCTCTTTCAACTTGGGGGAATGAGGGAGAAAGGTAGGAGGGTTATAGAGGCTTCTGGGATCATACTGAAGTCCCTAGATGGTCTCCAATTTTATCCAGGATCTATTTGCTCAACCCTAGTCACTGTTGGCTGTATCACCATCACTCTCATGTCTTTATGATGCTTCCTAGcttgaaatatgaaatgaatacAATGAATAATGACAACTGTTGAGGACACTGCCATGGAATACATAGGGAGGGCTAGAGGCTTGACTGGAACTTGTGAGAGCCAAGCCTTCAGCCAACAACTGGGCCTGGGTCTTGGGGGAAGGTTTGGGGAAGACAGGTGACCAGCAACTGGGTGAAGGCATCTGCCTGAGGATGTTGTCTGGGTATACTTTCCACCTGTGTTCTCATATTTATGAAAAAGAGCCAAGTAGGATGTGTGTCCATGTGAGACCTAGAAGATGCACTGGGCAGCCCCATGTGATAAGGTTTTGGGCTTTGGCCTCCTCTATCCTGTCCTTGGTCAGCTGGGTGGGGCAGGGACCATGAACTGCAGCTGGAGTGGATCAGGCTAGATTTTGACATCTACATTTCACCTTGTTTGGCTATTGCTGCAGGAAGTCCCTCCAGTATCATTGTGTCTAATTGGAGCAAGCGTCTCCAGTTCAGTAGTGCCTCTCTCCTGTATGTCAGAGAGGTTTGGGAACTCTTGGTCCACCTCTGACTGACAGGGAATGTCTAATCTGGAAGAATGGGTTTGGATTCCCCAGAATCCCAGGAATGTATGGTTTGGTGAACATCTCCCCACTAAGTGTGTGCTTAGGAACGGGTGGCAGTGAGGCAGATGTGCATATGTGCAGTGGGGGTACATATCCCCTGTGTGTATGTGAACATGGTGGGGCCACATGACACTTGATGTTGAGTGGTGTCCTCCTTTCACTCTGTTGCCACTGTCCACCTGCTCCACTTGGCCTCCCAAATTCTACCTGCTGACTGCTGCGGTGTGGGATGATGGTGGTGTGCATCAGGGACCTGCAGTTTTCCTCTTCCTGGCAGGGATTTGATATGCCTGGGCAAGCACAACTGAGCCTGTGATATGAAGAAGtgggtatgtgtatgtgtgtatgtacgcACAACTGAGCCTGTGATATGAAGAAGtgggtatgtgtatgtgtgtatgtacgcTTTCTGGTGTGGTTTTTGTGTCTGTCTTTGGGAGTTGCATGTGCCTATGTTTCTCCATGAGTTTTCCTGTGTTTGGTTGTGTGTCCCATCCTGTGagtgcagaaaaagcctttgctTGTGTCCTCCTATGCCAGACAGACAAAGGTGTGACCCACAGCAGACCTGAATCTTTGTTGGATGACTGTGCTCAGTCTAGAACTGCACCGAGGATAGTCTGCACCAAGGCTCCCTCTCAGTTTCTGTCTCATGAGACAACTTCTTATCGCCTCCCTCCTTGGTTCTGAAGATCTGTAAGACTCCCTTCCCCAGTACCTCGGAGTAGAACTGCAGTCAGTGAAATGGAACCAAAATCTCAAATGAGCTCTTGGTGTCCTACAACTAATGCTCTTTGCCCCTTTTTGTTTCCATGTTGTCCTTTTTGGCATATGGTTTGAGGGCCTGTGATTTTAGGCTTCTCTTCCTTTCACTAAATAAGTAATAAACTTTTTAGCTTATGGTTTATTTACTGGTCAGTCAAATTAGTCAGGCCTTGGCCATAACATGGGGGCCAGAGATGAGCAGCACCCTCGTAGAAGACAAGGGATTGCATGGGCTAGGTCAGGATAAGATAGCCCCTGGGCACAGCTCTTGCCTAAGAGGTGGTGGTGAGGAATAGGGGTCCTCCCACTTTACCACCTACTCAGTGTGTCCCTAGCACATGGGGGTATTATATGCTGCATGTTCATGAAGTGTTGGAATGTTGAGTGGCAAGAtgtgggattgaatccagtgacCTAGTTAGTACCTTGTTATCAGAAATGTTTGTTGAGGTCAAGTAAGCCAAAAGTGAACATACCTTAGCTGAGAATGTGTGCTTGCTGGAGCAATTTGCTGCTCGGTGAGCCCCCTGACCCCAATTccttaagttcaatccccaacgtAGGATAAGGGGGAagctttatcataggtatgtttgtatagaagaaaacataatatgTGTGGGGTTTGGTACTTCAACTTCAGGTATCCAAAGGAATCTTGGATTGTATCTCCCAGGGATGAGGGGAAACTACTGCATGAATTTTTGTGCACTATGGAAGTTCATGAAGTTATAATCCTTCTGATGGGTGTGGTGTTCATACATGATGCCTCTATTGGGGAACTGAGTAGAGTTtctcaaaatgaagtctgtagaCTCAGCACTGAACTATTAGGCAGTTATAGAAACACCTCTGTCTTTTACAAAGCTCAGAACTTTATATTCCTCATGTAAAAACTGTAATTTCTGTGAAAGCAAGCCCATTTGTCCTATGGAAAAGAGGCCACTTGCCTTGGGACTTTGCATGCTCTGAACAGAGTGACACTATTGGATTTTTGAACTTTCTCCTCCTGTAGGTTGATCCATTCACAGGGCTCTTTGGATAAAGGACAAGTGAGACACTTCTGGCCAACCAGCTGGGTCTGGAGCAGAGCCTTGGTGGTAGCAGTGGACCTAGTTACTCAAGTTTTTTATGAGGAAGGGTCAAGTGATCCTTGACTATTATCTCAGAGATCCCCCAATAAGTCAGATTGATGAATTAGAGGTAAATCAGGGAGGACCCCATAACATTATGAAATACATTCCATGGCTGCTGCTCACCTTCTACCACTGGTAAAGTGAGATTGTTTCTTTCTGACTGGCAGtggtaaatattaaaatactcCCTGAAGCTCAAGGGCATTTAGTAATATAGATGTTGAAGTCCACACCCTGCAGTCTTCTGGGTGGGAAGGAGTAGATATCACTTGGTTGCCTAATGATAGGCTCCATGCTTCAAGCCAGCCTGGCATGTCCACTGTGCTAATGACATGAACATGGAGGAAAGAATTGAAAACTCCAACTAGGGCCGTGGCAAAGGGTCTTCATATCCTTAGTAGAACACTGCACTGCTCAGATGGATTTTTGACCTTAGAAGTGCCCAGAGACAACAGAAGGAATAGTGATATCTTCCCAGGGCCAGACAACCCAAGTTTGGGTTTATAAAGGAAAACATGCA encodes the following:
- the LOC124990428 gene encoding protein DGCR6 isoform X3, with the protein product MERYAGSLEESVDGARQQERHYQLLSALQSLVKELPSSFQQRLSYTTLSDLALALLDGTVFEIVQGLLEIQHLTEKSLYNQRLRLQNEHRVLRQALRQKHLEAQQACRPHNLPVLQAAQHRELEAVEHRIREEQRAMDRKIVLELDRKVADQQSTLEKAGVAGFYVTTNPQGPLLHPRS